Proteins encoded within one genomic window of Polypterus senegalus isolate Bchr_013 chromosome 6, ASM1683550v1, whole genome shotgun sequence:
- the ndufb3 gene encoding NADH dehydrogenase [ubiquinone] 1 beta subcomplex subunit 3: MGHDHGHGHGKMVLPDYKQWKIEGTPLEFTQERLARRGLRDPWARNEAWRYMGAFSTPVTFKDVFLRGFKWGFAAFVVALGVEYVMFPPKKGGHH; this comes from the exons ATGGGTCACGACCATGGACATGGTCATGGGAAGATGGTGCTCCCAGACTACAAGCAGTGGAAAATTGAAGGGACGCCTCTGGAGTTCACGCAGGAACGGCTGGCCAGGAGAGGCCTGAGGGATCCTTGGGCTCG gAATGAGGCTTGGCGGTACATGGGTGCCTTTTCTACCCCAGTAACATTTAAGGATGTGTTCCTGAGAGGCTTCAAGTGGGGCTTTGCTGCATTTGTCGTGGCCCTTGGCGTGGAGTACGTTATGTTCCCACCAAAGAAGGGAGGCCATCACTAA